Below is a window of Flavobacteriales bacterium DNA.
CGGCCTTCGTGCGGGCCTGGAAGGGCGATCGGCAGCGCGAGCAACAGACCAGCGGGCGCGGCACCTTCGTGCCGCTGGTGTTCGGCCCGGGCGAAGCCTTCCAGTTCGACTGGAGCGAAGACTGGGCGATCCTGGGCGGCGAGCGCACCAAGCTGCAGGTGGCCCATACCAAGCTGTCGCACAGCCGGGCGTTTATCGTTCGGGCCTACCCACTGCAGACCCACGAGATGCTGTTCGACGCGATGACCCAGGCGTTCCGGGTTCTTGGCGGTGTTCCCCGTCGCGGCATCTTCGACAACATGAAGACGGCGGTCGACCGGATCGGCTCTGGCAAGGCCCGGCAGGTCAACGCCCGGTTCGCGGCGATGGCCAGCCATTATCTGTTCGAGCCCGAGTTCTGCAATCCGGCATCAGGATGGGAGAAGGGGCAGATCGAGAAGAACGTGCAGGATGCCCGCCGGCGCCTGTGGCAGCCACTGCCCAACTTCGCGGACCTCGATGGCTTGAACGTCTGGCTCGAAGAGCGATGCATCGCACAATGGGGCCAGATCGTGCATGGCAACCTTCCAGGCAGCGTGGCCGATGCGCATGCCGGTGAGGTTACAAGCCTGATGCCCCTGGGGCGACCCTTTGACGGCTTTGTCGAACAGACCAAGCGCGTGACCCCGACGTGCCTCGTGCACTTCGAGCGCAACCGTTACAGCGTGCCAGCCTCGTTCGCGAACCGCCCGGTCAGCCTGCGGATTTATCCTGAGCGGATCCTCGTCGTGGCTGAAGGCCAGATCCTGTGCGAGCACGCGCGCATCATCGATCGGTCACATCACCAGCCGGGCCGCACGGTCTATGACTGGCGGCACTATCTGGCCGTGATCCAGCGCAAGCCTGGCGCCCTGCGCAATGGGGCGCCGTTCCTTGATCTGCCTGAGGCGTTCCGGCGGTTGCAGGGGCTCCTGCTCAAGCGACCGGGTGGCGATCGGGAGATGGTGGAGATCCTGGCGCTTGTCCTGCAGCACGACGAGCAGGCGGTCCTGTGTGCCGTCGAGGTTGCTCTTGATGCCGGCGTTCCGACCAAGACCCATATCCTCAATCTTCTGCATCGACTGGTCGATGGCAAAGAGACTGCGGTTGCGCTAATCGATGCGCCTCAGGCTCTGGCCTTGCGCCAGGAACCCAAAGCCAACGTTGCGCGCTACGACACGCTGCGTGGCAAGGATGTTCGCCATGCGTCATGATCCCGCCAGCGCCGCCGTTGTGGTCATGCTCCGCAGCCTCAAGATGTATGGCATGGCTCAGGCCGTGGACGAGCTGATCGAACAGGGTGCGCCCGCCTTCGATACCGCCGTGCCGATCCTGTCCCAACTGCTCAAGGCCGAACTTGCCGAGCGGGAGGT
It encodes the following:
- the istA gene encoding IS21 family transposase, with the translated sequence MALLSVIRRWHFREGMPIREIERRTGLSRNTIRKYLRADTVDPKFRVPVRPSKLDAFAQKLSDWLRVEAGKSRKQRRTAKQMHADLVVLGYEGSYERVAAFVRAWKGDRQREQQTSGRGTFVPLVFGPGEAFQFDWSEDWAILGGERTKLQVAHTKLSHSRAFIVRAYPLQTHEMLFDAMTQAFRVLGGVPRRGIFDNMKTAVDRIGSGKARQVNARFAAMASHYLFEPEFCNPASGWEKGQIEKNVQDARRRLWQPLPNFADLDGLNVWLEERCIAQWGQIVHGNLPGSVADAHAGEVTSLMPLGRPFDGFVEQTKRVTPTCLVHFERNRYSVPASFANRPVSLRIYPERILVVAEGQILCEHARIIDRSHHQPGRTVYDWRHYLAVIQRKPGALRNGAPFLDLPEAFRRLQGLLLKRPGGDREMVEILALVLQHDEQAVLCAVEVALDAGVPTKTHILNLLHRLVDGKETAVALIDAPQALALRQEPKANVARYDTLRGKDVRHAS